Genomic segment of Nocardiopsis mwathae:
AGGGGGCTCGTCGGCTCGCCAAGCGCGCCTTCCGGCAGCGTGAGCGCCGCTTCCTGGCCGAGGGGCCCCAGGCCGTACGCGAGGCCCTGGCAGCCCCCGGCGGGGTCCAGGAGATGTACGCCACCGCCGACGCCGTCCAGCGGCACAGCGACCTCGTCGACGCCGCCTACGCCGCCGGCATCCCGGTGCACCGGGTGAGCCTGGAGGTCATGTCCGAGCTCGCCCAGACGGTCACTCCGCAGGGCGTCATCGCCGTCTGCGACTTCGTCGACGTCCCCCTTCCGGAGGTCGGCGACGCCCGACTGGCGGTGGTCCTGTCCCACGTGCGCGACCCCGGCAACGCCGGGACGGTCCTGCGCACGGCCGACGCGGCCGGAGCCGACGTCGTGATATTCACCGACGCCTCGGTCGACCCCTACAACGGCAAGTGCGTGCGGGCGTCGGCCGGAAGTCTCTTCCACCTGCCCGTGGTCGTCGGGGTGCGCGTCGAAGACGCCGTCGCCCACCTGCGCACCCAGGGCGCGCGGATCTTCGCCGCGGACGGCGGCGGGCCGCGGGACCTGCACGCCGCGGCCGACGAGGGGGCCTTCGCCGACCGGGTCGGCTGGGTTTTCGGCAACGAGGCCTGGGGACTGCCCGAGCAGACCGTCGCCCTGACCGACGGCGCCGTCAGCGTGCCCATCTTCGGCGCGGCCGAGAGTCTGAACCTGGCCACCGCCGCAGCGGTCTGCCTCTACACCACCGCGCGCGAGCAGCGCGCGGCCGCCTCCGCGGTTCCCGCGGCCGCCCCGGCGGTCGGCGAGCGGAACTGATCCCGCCGAGCTGGCATTCCGGGAGCACCCGGTGCCGTGCGTCTCCGCGTTCCCATGCGTCAGAGGGGTAACAACCCGTGATCTGGGTAACCTCCCTCGGCCGGTGTTTCCTGCCTGGTAGAACGCGTCCATGACTGCAGAGCGTGATGCTTTGCCCCGATACCTCCCTGCGGTCCCGGGTTGCTGCGGCCCCCGCGATTCCCGCTACGCTCGGGGATCTCGACTCCGAACCGGGCGGTCGGACGTATCGGGCGCGGAATTCGGCGCGTAGTCACGGTGACCGGCGGGTAATGGTCTTCGATGGAGTCATCGGGCCTGTCACCGGGGAGGGCCGACTACAGCGCGTCGCGGTCCAGCGGTGCGGATGGCCACATGAGGGCGTCGCATGAGGGCAATGGGGAGGCCGGTCGTGGATGGCGA
This window contains:
- a CDS encoding TrmH family RNA methyltransferase encodes the protein MASHEFTSIRSPRIKGARRLAKRAFRQRERRFLAEGPQAVREALAAPGGVQEMYATADAVQRHSDLVDAAYAAGIPVHRVSLEVMSELAQTVTPQGVIAVCDFVDVPLPEVGDARLAVVLSHVRDPGNAGTVLRTADAAGADVVIFTDASVDPYNGKCVRASAGSLFHLPVVVGVRVEDAVAHLRTQGARIFAADGGGPRDLHAAADEGAFADRVGWVFGNEAWGLPEQTVALTDGAVSVPIFGAAESLNLATAAAVCLYTTAREQRAAASAVPAAAPAVGERN